In Diabrotica undecimpunctata isolate CICGRU chromosome 4, icDiaUnde3, whole genome shotgun sequence, a single genomic region encodes these proteins:
- the LOC140439199 gene encoding ATP-dependent helicase brm-like — protein sequence MASASLLPKTFTAIGGKALPNNSQQNIQSKFKEMTVAPANAPQDVKEGINNQSNPNHLASLQKAIETMEEKGLQSDPRYAQLLALRASIPGTEENGSPFSNNQIKQLRNQIMAYRCLARNQPVPNNLVLGLHGKTPEKGPHIVPSPQPQEVANGCDPGPSTSSAAAIAPRTPQKPVKPIEAQLVNREPRVTTLSKPSSIDPVVLLQERENRVAARIAARIEQVSNLPTDMSETLRIRAQIELRALRCLNLQRQLRSEVLSCIRRDTTLETAVNVKAFKRTKRQGLREARATEKLEKQQKLEAERKKRQKNQEFLNNVLSHAKEFKEFHRQNQAKLSKLNKAILTYHANAEREQKKEQERREKERMKKLMAEDEEGYRQLIDQKKDKRLAFLLSQTDEYISNLTEMVKMHKVEQSNKKREEERRKRRQDKMQQPDRKVTVIEMATGNKVSGENAPTVQELPEWLQTHPGWEMIDTEDEDENDEYRMDDYEESNQIDATEIIQKAKVEDDEYHKNATEEQTYYGIAHTVSESVTEQASIMVNGELKEYQVKGLEWMVSLYNNNLNGILADEMGLGKTIQTIGLITYLMEKKKLNGPFLIIVPLSTISNWMLEFEKWAPSVVVVSYKGSPGHRKLIQGQMKSAKFNVLLTTYEYIIKDKSILSKVPFKYMIVDEGHRMKNHHCKLTQTLNTHYAAPFRLLLTGTPLQNKLPELWALLNFLLPSIFKSCSTFEQWFNAPFATTGEKVELNEEETILIIRRLHKVLRPFLLRRLKKEVESQLPDKVEYIIKCEMSGLQKVLYQHMQSKGVLLTDGSEKGNRGRGGVKAIMNTIMQLRKLCNHPFMFQMIEEKYCDYMGMAGGLTSGPDIYRSSGKFELLDRVLPKLKATDHRVLLFCQMTTLMNIMEDYFIWRGYKYLRLDGMVKSEDRAELLKKFNDKQSEYFVFLLSTRAGGLGLNLQTADTVIIFDSDWNPHQDLQAQDRAHRIGQQNEVRVLRLMTVNSVEERILAAAKYKLIMDEKVIQAGMFDQKSTGSERHQFLQSILHHDGSDEEEENEVPDDETVNQMLARRENEFQLFQKMDQERKEADEKTGKSRLIQESELPEWLLKQDDEIYSWGLEDPDAVLGRGSRQRKEVDYVDSLTEKEWLKAIDEEGGEIEEEPEGDKEVVKKKRGRKRKKRDDDEEASQIKRRKVHLAEIKLKKKMKRLMEVVVNYKDRDGRVLSEPFMKLPSKKELPEYYDTIKKPIDIEKVVANVEEGKYFTMHDLERDFVLLCQNAQQYNEEDSMIYEDSLVLRQVFRSAREKIDGTSDHDDTGDGGEPKEKIKRPRGRPRKHKRPEEIEAEAAAQKAMEEASKLRAQAEAEELRAKVEEASQKAKEEAKAREEAKAREEAEIEAMEEIPTST from the exons GTGCTTGGCAAGAAATCAACCAGTTCCAAACAATTTAGTATTAGGTTTGCATGGAAAAACACCTGAAAAGGGTCCACATATTGTACCTTCCCCCCAACCTCAAGAAGTAGCTAATGGGTGCGATCCAGGACCTTCCACAAGTTCTGCTGCTGCTATAG CTCCTAGAACACCACAAAAACCGGTAAAACCAATTGAGGCTCAACTTGTCAACAGAGAACCAAGAGTTACTACGCTATCTAAACCATCTTCTATAGACCCTGTTGTTCTACTACAAGAACGGGAAAACAGGGTAGCAGCTCGTATAGCAGCAAGGATCGAACAAGTCAGCAATCTGCCTACTGATATGTCTGAGACACTACGTATTCGAGCACAAATAGAACTCAGAGCTTTGAGGTGTCTAAATCTCCAGAGACAACTTCGTAGTGAg GTTTTGAGCTGCATTCGAAGAGACACAACATTAGAAACGGCAGTAAATGTAAAAGCATTTAAGCGAACCAAACGTCAAGGTCTTCGAGAAGCGAGGGCAACGGAAAAActtgaaaaacaacaaaaactggAAGCGGAGAGAAAGAAACGCCAGAAAAACCAAGAATTCTTAAACAATGTGTTGTCACACGCTAAAGAATTCAAAGAATTCCACAGGCAGAACCAAGCAAAACTGTCTAAACTTAATAAAGCTATTCTTACGTATCACGCTAATGCCGAGAGAGAGCAAAAGAAGGAACAGGAGAGAAGAGAAAAGGAACGTATGAAGAA ATTGATGGCGGAAGACGAAGAAGGTTATAGACAGTTGATCGATCAAAAGAAAGACAAACGTCTAGCGTTCTTGCTTTCCCAAACAGATGAATATATAAGTAATTTAACAGAGATGGTGAAAATGCATAAAGTTGAACAAAGCAACAAAAAGCGGGAAGAAGAACGGCGGAAGAGAAGACAAGACAAGATGCAGCAGCCCGACAGGAAAGTCACAGTTATCGAAATGGCTACTGGGAATAAGGTTAGCGGAGAAAACGCCCCGACTGTCCAGGAACTTCCTGAATGGTTACAGACTCATCCTGGTTGGGAGATGATTGATACAGAAGACGAGGACGAAAACGACGAATATAGAATGGACGATTATGAAGAAAGTAATCAAATTGACGCTACAGAAATCATTCAGAAAGCTAAG GTTGAGGATGACGAATATCACAAGAATGCCACAGAGGAACAGACCTACTACGGTATTGCACATACAGTAAGCGAGTCAGTAACAGAACAAGCCTCCATTATGGTTAACGGTGAACTGAAAGAGTACCAAGTCAAAGGGTTGGAATGGATGGTATCATTGTATAACAACAATCTTAACGGTATCCTAGCAGACGAGATGGGACTGGGTAAGACTATTCAAACCATTGGCTTGATCACCTACTTGATGGAGAAAAAGAAGTTAAATGGACCATTTTTGATCATTGTACCTTTATC AACTATTTCTAATTGGATGTTGGAGTTCGAAAAATGGGCTCCTTCTGTCGTGGTAGTTTCCTATAAAGGCTCACCTGGTCACAGGAAATTGATTCAGGGTCAGATGAAGTCAGCAAAATTCAATGTTCTTCTTACTACTTATGAATATATCATTAAAGATAAGAGCATTCTTTCAAAA GTACCGTTTAAGTATATGATCGTCGACGAGGGTCACAGAATGAAGAACCACCATTGTAAGTTGACCCAAACTTTGAACACTCACTACGCAGCTCCTTTCCGCCTTCTGTTAACCGGTACTCCTCTACAAAACAAACTACCGGAATTGTGGGCGTTGCTTAACTTCTTACTTCCGTCGATTTTCAAGAGTTGCTCCACTTTCGAGCAATGGTTCAACGCCCCTTTCGCAACCACGGGAGAAAAG GTTGAGCTTAACGAAGAAGAAACCATCCTTATCATCCGACGTCTTCACAAAGTCCTGCGACCTTTCCTCTTAAGACGTCTCAAAAAAGAAGTAGAGTCTCAGCTTCCCGATAAAGTTGAATACATTATCAAATGCGAGATGTCCGGTTTGCAAAAAGTGTTGTACCAACATATGCAGAGCAAAGGAGTTTTGCTTACCGACGGTTCCGAAAAGGGTAATAGGGGTCGAGGTGGAGTTAAAGCTATCATGAATACCATCATGCAGCTGCGAAAGCTGTGTAATCATCCTTTCATGTTCCAGATGATCGAAGAAAAGTATTGTGATTATATGGGCATGGCTGGGGGACTCACATCAGGGCCGGATATATACAG ATCATCTGGTAAATTTGAACTTCTGGATCGGGTATTGCCAAAACTAAAGGCCACTGACCACAGAGTCCTACTGTTCTGTCAAATGACGACGTTGATGAACATCATGGAAGACTACTTCATTTGGAGAGGTTACAAATATCTTCGTCTGGATGGTATGGTAAAATCGGAGGATCGGGCAGAACTACTCAAGAAGTTCAATGATAAACAAAGCGAATACTTTGTGTTTTTATTGTCTACAAGAGCCGGAGGTCTTGGACTGAACTTGCAAACTGCTGATACTGTTATCATCTTTGATTCTGACTGGAATCCTCACCAG GATTTGCAAGCTCAAGATCGTGCCCATCGTATAGGTCAGCAAAATGAAGTCAGGGTCCTACGTCTAATGACAGTGAATTCAGTGGAAGAAAGGATCTTAGCTGCAGCTAAATACAAACTTATAATGGACGAGAAAGTAATCCAAGCTGGTATGTTCGATCAGAAGTCGACAGGCTCAGAAAGACATCAGTTTTTGCAGAGTATTTTACACCATGACGGTAGCGACGAAGAAGAG gaaaatgAAGTTCCCGACGACGAAACAGTGAACCAGATGTTGGCCCGCAGGGAAAACGAGTTTCAACTTTTCCAGAAGATGGACCAAGAAAGAAAGGAAGCAGACGAAAAGACTGGAAAGTCGCGACTTATTCAAGAAAGCGAATTGCCCGAATGGCTTCTGAAGCAGGACGATGAAATCTACTCTTGGGGCCTTGAAGACCCAGATGCTGTTTTGGGAAGGGGTAGTAGGCAAAGAAAAGAAGTTGATTATGTTGATAGCCTGACGGAGAAAGAGTGGCTTAAG GCTATTGACGAAGAGGGCGGCGAAATAGAGGAAGAACCAGAAGGCGATAAAGAAgttgtcaaaaagaaaagaggtagGAAGAGGAAGAAGCGCGATGATGACGAAGAGGCAAGCCAAATTAAACGAAGAAAGGTGCATCTAGCCGAGATCAAGTTGAAGAAAAAGATGAAGAGGCTTATGGAAGTTGTTGTTAACTACAAAGACAg GGATGGTAGAGTATTGAGCGAACCATTTATGAAACTTCCATCAAAGAAGGAGTTACCTGAATATTACGATACGATTAAGAAACCTATTGATATTGAAAAAGTCGTTGCCAACGTAGAAGAAGGAAAG tatttCACGATGCACGATTTGGAAAGAGATTTCGTCTTGCTGTGCCAAAATGCCCAACAATACAACGAAGAGGATTCCATGATCTACGAAGACAGCCTCGTTCTCCGGCAGGTGTTTAGAAGCGCGAGGGAAAAGATCGACGGTACGTCAGACCACGATGACACCGGCGATGGGGGAGAGCCGAAAGAGAAGATCAAACGACCTCGTGGCAGGCCTCGAAAGCACAAGAGACCTGAAGAGATCGAGGCGGAAGCGGCGGCTCAGAAGGCTATGGAAGAGGCGTCGAAGTTGAGGGCTCAGGCCGAGGCAGAGGAGCTTAGGGCTAAGGTGGAGGAGGCATCTCAGAAAGCCAAAGAGGAAGCGAAAGCCAGGGAGGAAGCCAAAGCGAGGGAAGAGGCCGAAATCGAGGCCATGGAGGAGATTCCCACAAGCACATGA